From Coffea arabica cultivar ET-39 chromosome 2e, Coffea Arabica ET-39 HiFi, whole genome shotgun sequence, the proteins below share one genomic window:
- the LOC113729281 gene encoding uncharacterized protein → MRTCRSKKFIVKVMFLAAVARPRFDCSRNKNFDGKIGFPFAFKEPAKRNSKNRVAGTLETKPILSMTKEVYRRCLIDNVLPTIRAKRPQSDVISPIFIQQDNAKPRIDPMDVELIEAATREGFDIRLSFQPPISPAMNVLDLGYFRAIQSLQHQEAPSSIDELIFAVEKSFDELSSESLNNVFLTLQLCMLEVMKNFGGNNYKVPHIRKQRLIKDGNIPLQIGCDKELIDKIIHYLQA, encoded by the coding sequence ATGAGGACTTGTAGAAGTAAAAAGTTTATTGTTAAGGTTATGTTTCTAGCTGCAGTTGCTCGACCTCGCTTTGATTGTTCTAGAAACAAAAACTTTGATGGAAaaattggatttccttttgCCTTCAAAGAACCAGCTAAAAGGAATAGCAAAAATCGTGTTGCTGGTACTCTGGAAACAAAGCCTATCCTATCAATGACCAAGGAAGTGTATAGAAGGTGCTTAATTGACAATGTTTTGCCTACAATTCGTGCTAAACGGCCACAAAGTGATGTTATCAGCCCTATCTTCATCCAACAAGATAATGCAAAACCACGTATTGATCCAATGGATGTTGAGTTGATAGAAGCTGCCACAAGAGAAGGTTTTGATATTCGTTTATCATTTCAACCGCCTATTAGCCCTGCTATGAATGTTCTTGATCTTGGGTATTTTAGAGCCATTCAATCACTTCAGCATCAAGAAGCACCTAGCTCTATTGATGAACTAATTTTTGCTGTTGAAAAGTCCTTCGACGAATTATCATCTGAAAGTCTCAACAATGTGTTCTTAACCTTACAACTATGTATGCTTGAAGTGATGAAGAATTTCGGAGGGAATAATTACAAAGTTCCACATATTAGGAAGCAACGGTTGATAAAAGATGGAAATATTCCTTTGCAAATTGGATGTGATAAGGAGCTTATTGACAAAATCATCCATTATCTACAAGCATGA